From the genome of Pseudalkalibacillus hwajinpoensis, one region includes:
- the yhbH gene encoding sporulation protein YhbH codes for MKDKDSNNFVVSQENWSLHRKGYQDQQRHAEKVQDAIQNNLPDLISEENIILSNGRDVIKIPIRSLDEYKIRYNYDKSKHVGQGEGDSQVGDVVARDGSGEKQPGAGKGEGAGDQPGEDYYEAEVSLVELQDILFKELELPNLREKETADVVKKKVEFNDIRKTGLMGNIDKKRTILSAYKRNAISGTPSIAPIYQDDLRFKTWNEEIKRESKAVVLAMMDTSGSMGKWEKYMARSFFFWMSRFLRSKYETVEIEFIAHHTEAKVVTEDDFFSKGESGGTICSSAYRKALELIDEKYSPARYNIYPFHFSDGDNLTSDNTRCVKLVNQIMKVSNMFGYGEVNAYNRHSTLMSAYKNIHDPKFRHYILKEKKDVYHAMKSFFRKEEIHS; via the coding sequence ATGAAAGACAAGGACTCCAACAATTTCGTCGTCTCTCAGGAGAATTGGTCCCTCCACCGAAAAGGCTATCAGGATCAACAACGCCATGCCGAAAAAGTTCAAGATGCTATCCAAAACAATCTCCCGGATCTCATCAGTGAAGAGAACATTATTTTATCTAACGGTCGAGATGTCATTAAAATACCAATACGTTCACTTGATGAGTATAAAATTCGTTATAACTATGATAAGTCTAAGCATGTTGGGCAAGGTGAAGGCGATAGCCAGGTGGGAGACGTTGTGGCAAGAGATGGTTCTGGGGAAAAACAGCCTGGGGCCGGTAAAGGTGAAGGGGCTGGAGATCAGCCAGGAGAAGATTATTATGAAGCAGAAGTTTCTCTGGTAGAACTGCAGGATATTTTATTTAAAGAACTGGAACTGCCGAATTTACGTGAAAAAGAAACAGCCGACGTAGTGAAAAAGAAAGTAGAATTTAATGATATTCGAAAAACTGGACTTATGGGTAATATTGATAAGAAAAGAACAATTCTATCAGCGTATAAGAGAAATGCAATTAGTGGAACACCATCAATTGCACCGATTTATCAAGATGATCTACGCTTCAAAACATGGAATGAAGAAATTAAGCGCGAATCTAAAGCTGTCGTTTTAGCCATGATGGATACAAGTGGTTCGATGGGAAAATGGGAGAAATATATGGCAAGAAGCTTTTTCTTCTGGATGTCACGTTTCTTACGATCGAAATACGAAACAGTGGAGATTGAGTTTATTGCTCATCATACAGAAGCAAAAGTCGTCACTGAAGACGATTTTTTTTCAAAAGGAGAAAGCGGCGGAACAATTTGCTCATCAGCTTATCGCAAAGCGCTTGAACTCATTGATGAGAAGTATTCTCCAGCACGTTACAACATTTACCCATTCCATTTCTCAGATGGCGATAACCTGACGTCAGACAATACAAGATGTGTGAAACTGGTCAATCAAATTATGAAGGTCTCGAACATGTTTGGGTATGGAGAAGTTAATGCTTATAATCGCCACTCCACCCTGATGAGTGCCTACAAAAATATACATGATCCTAAATTTAGGCATTATATCCTAAAAGAAAAGAAAGACGTCTATCACGCAATGAAAAGCTTCTTCCGAAAAGAAGAAATTCATTCATAA